From a single Kitasatospora sp. NBC_00458 genomic region:
- a CDS encoding L,D-transpeptidase family protein yields MSGSDRSTAYPSYEPGYEPVYEVPQQSYGYQQPYQPSYPQQYEAPHPGPYEGRDDHGHAAYPYRSLAEHDVYDQPFQAAPAEQAEPVAGPGPAAGPAPVPAQGAAPAAAAPAGSRAAARGHRRKPKKKRTGRAVTAGTALLLAAAAGWYTVGQDAARTGVTSADGPGPEGVAAPDQPAAAQSAAPPAAAPPVTDQASPTAAPAADARHTGEPAADRSEARADGSVAAIPGLGAAFAARIPAESTQVVLATGEGKDTNKAAVTLWTRTPEGRWLAGETWQGHNAFKGWTTDHNEGDLRSPIGVYSLTDAGGRKADPGSRLPYDKDPSFVVSGRGFAGEQLAGSFDYVVAINYNRVPGNSPLDPRRPDGSTKGGGIWIHVDHGGPTHGCVSIPEDKMAQLIRTLDPAAHPVIVMGDAGSLAV; encoded by the coding sequence ATGTCCGGTTCCGATCGCTCCACCGCGTACCCGTCGTACGAGCCGGGGTACGAGCCGGTGTACGAGGTGCCGCAACAGTCGTACGGCTACCAGCAGCCGTACCAGCCGTCGTACCCGCAGCAGTACGAGGCGCCGCACCCGGGGCCCTACGAGGGCCGGGACGACCACGGCCACGCGGCGTACCCCTACCGGAGCCTGGCCGAGCACGACGTGTACGACCAGCCGTTCCAGGCCGCCCCGGCGGAGCAGGCGGAGCCCGTGGCCGGTCCCGGGCCGGCGGCGGGTCCGGCACCGGTGCCCGCCCAGGGCGCAGCGCCCGCCGCCGCAGCCCCCGCGGGCTCCCGGGCCGCCGCCCGCGGCCACCGGCGCAAGCCCAAGAAGAAGCGCACCGGCCGGGCCGTCACCGCCGGAACCGCCCTGCTGCTGGCGGCCGCCGCCGGCTGGTACACCGTCGGCCAGGACGCCGCCAGGACCGGCGTGACCAGTGCGGACGGCCCCGGCCCGGAGGGCGTCGCGGCCCCGGACCAGCCCGCGGCGGCCCAGTCCGCCGCGCCGCCCGCCGCCGCCCCGCCGGTGACCGACCAGGCCTCCCCGACCGCCGCCCCCGCCGCCGACGCCCGGCACACCGGGGAGCCGGCCGCCGACCGCAGCGAGGCGCGGGCCGACGGCTCGGTGGCCGCGATACCGGGCCTCGGCGCCGCCTTCGCCGCCCGGATACCCGCCGAGTCGACCCAGGTCGTGCTCGCCACCGGCGAGGGCAAGGACACCAACAAGGCGGCCGTGACGCTCTGGACCCGCACCCCCGAGGGCCGCTGGCTGGCCGGCGAGACCTGGCAGGGCCACAACGCGTTCAAGGGCTGGACCACCGACCACAACGAGGGCGACCTGCGCAGCCCGATCGGCGTCTACTCGCTCACCGACGCGGGCGGCCGCAAGGCCGACCCGGGCAGCAGGCTCCCGTACGACAAGGACCCCAGCTTCGTGGTCTCCGGCCGGGGCTTCGCCGGGGAGCAGCTCGCCGGCTCCTTCGACTACGTGGTCGCGATCAACTACAACCGGGTGCCCGGGAACTCCCCGCTCGACCCGCGCCGTCCCGACGGTTCGACCAAGGGCGGCGGCATCTGGATCCACGTCGACCACGGCGGTCCGACGCATGGCTGCGTCTCGATCCCGGAGGACAAGATGGCCCAGCTGATCCGGACCCTGGACCCGGCCGCCCACCCGGTGATCGTGATGGGCGACGCCGGCTCGCTGGCGGTCTGA
- the mqnE gene encoding aminofutalosine synthase MqnE — protein sequence MDAGLKRELEAKVYAGERLTREDGIALYESDDLAWLGGLAHHVRTQKNGDVVHFNVNRHLNMTNVCSASCAYCSFQRKPGEKDAYTMRIEEAVRLAKAMEVDSLTELHIVNGLHPTLPWRYYPRSLRELKAALPNVSLKAFTATEIHWFERISGLPADEILDELIDAGLESLTGGGAEIFDWEVRRHIVDHDTHWEDWSRIHRLAHSKGLKTPSTMLYGHIEEPRHRVDHVLRLRELQDETGGFQVFIPLRYQHDFHDSKDGVVRNKLMARTEMATGAEALKTFAVSRLLFDNVPHVKVFWVMHGVTTAQLALSHGADDMDGSVVEYKITHDADNFGTPNKLGRDDLLGLIRDAGFRPVERNTRYEVIREYDGPDLGRRETPQAMRL from the coding sequence ATGGACGCAGGGCTCAAGCGCGAGCTGGAGGCGAAGGTCTACGCGGGTGAGCGGCTGACCCGCGAGGACGGGATCGCGCTCTACGAGAGCGACGACCTGGCCTGGCTGGGCGGGCTGGCCCACCACGTGCGGACGCAGAAGAACGGCGACGTCGTCCACTTCAACGTCAACCGCCACCTCAACATGACCAACGTGTGCAGCGCGTCCTGCGCCTACTGCTCGTTCCAGCGCAAGCCGGGCGAGAAGGATGCGTACACGATGCGCATCGAGGAGGCCGTCCGCCTCGCCAAGGCGATGGAGGTCGACTCCCTCACCGAGCTGCACATCGTCAACGGCCTCCACCCGACCCTGCCGTGGCGCTACTACCCGCGTTCGCTGCGGGAGCTGAAGGCGGCGCTGCCGAACGTCTCGCTGAAGGCCTTCACCGCCACCGAGATCCACTGGTTCGAGCGGATCAGCGGCCTGCCCGCCGACGAGATCCTGGACGAGCTGATCGACGCCGGCCTGGAGTCGCTCACCGGCGGCGGCGCGGAGATCTTCGACTGGGAGGTCCGCCGGCACATCGTCGACCACGACACCCACTGGGAGGACTGGTCGCGGATCCACCGGCTCGCCCACAGCAAGGGCCTCAAGACGCCGTCCACCATGCTGTACGGCCACATCGAGGAGCCCCGCCACCGGGTCGACCACGTGCTGCGGCTGCGCGAGCTGCAGGACGAGACCGGCGGCTTCCAGGTCTTCATCCCGCTGCGCTACCAGCACGACTTCCACGACTCCAAGGACGGCGTCGTGCGCAACAAGCTGATGGCCCGTACCGAGATGGCCACCGGAGCCGAGGCGCTGAAGACCTTCGCCGTCTCCCGGCTGCTCTTCGACAACGTCCCGCACGTCAAGGTCTTCTGGGTGATGCACGGCGTCACCACCGCGCAGCTGGCGCTCAGCCACGGCGCGGACGACATGGACGGCTCGGTGGTCGAGTACAAGATCACCCACGACGCCGACAACTTCGGCACCCCGAACAAGCTCGGCCGGGACGACCTGCTGGGCCTGATCAGGGACGCCGGGTTCCGGCCGGTGGAGCGCAACACCCGCTACGAGGTCATCCGGGAGTACGACGGCCCGGACCTCGGCCGCCGTGAGACCCCGCAGGCGATGCGCCTCTGA
- a CDS encoding threonine ammonia-lyase yields the protein MALVGLEELHAARERIAGVAVRTPLVPAPWAADGERRLWLKPENLQPTGAFKTRGAYNRLAALSGDERARGVVAQSSGNHAQAVAYAADLLGIKAVIVMPDTSPAVKVEGTRSFGAEVVLVSPEERDTVPGELAERHGYVWVPPYDDPYIIAGQGTVGLEIAEDAPADLDTVLVPVSGGGLISGTAAALKLTRPGVRVIGVEPELAADAQASLRAGERVAWPVADTYRTIADGLRTPSVGALPFEHLTAYVDDIVTVTEDEIRATVALLARRGRLVAEPSGAVAPAAYFHRAAETGGRRTAAVVSGGNIEPALLAELLAG from the coding sequence ATGGCACTGGTCGGTCTGGAGGAGCTGCACGCGGCCCGGGAGCGGATCGCGGGGGTCGCCGTGCGCACCCCGCTGGTCCCCGCCCCCTGGGCGGCCGACGGCGAGCGGCGGCTCTGGCTCAAGCCGGAGAACCTCCAGCCGACCGGGGCCTTCAAGACCCGCGGGGCGTACAACCGGCTCGCCGCGCTGAGCGGGGACGAGCGGGCCCGCGGCGTGGTCGCCCAGTCCAGCGGCAACCACGCGCAGGCTGTGGCGTACGCGGCGGACCTGCTCGGCATCAAGGCCGTGATCGTGATGCCGGACACCTCGCCGGCGGTCAAGGTCGAGGGCACCCGGTCGTTCGGCGCCGAGGTGGTGCTGGTGTCGCCGGAGGAGCGGGACACCGTGCCCGGCGAGCTGGCCGAGCGGCACGGCTACGTCTGGGTGCCGCCGTACGACGACCCGTACATCATCGCGGGCCAGGGCACCGTGGGCCTGGAGATCGCCGAGGACGCCCCGGCGGACCTCGACACCGTCCTCGTCCCGGTCAGCGGCGGCGGGCTGATCTCCGGCACGGCGGCCGCCCTCAAGCTCACCCGGCCGGGCGTGCGGGTGATCGGCGTCGAACCCGAGCTGGCCGCCGACGCCCAGGCCAGCCTGCGGGCCGGTGAGCGGGTGGCCTGGCCGGTCGCCGACACCTACCGGACGATCGCGGACGGGCTGCGCACCCCCTCGGTCGGCGCGCTGCCGTTCGAGCACCTCACCGCCTACGTGGACGACATCGTCACCGTCACCGAGGACGAGATCCGCGCGACGGTGGCGCTGCTGGCGCGGCGCGGCCGGCTGGTCGCCGAGCCGTCCGGCGCGGTCGCCCCGGCCGCGTACTTCCACCGCGCCGCCGAGACCGGCGGACGGCGCACCGCCGCCGTGGTGAGCGGCGGGAACATCGAACCGGCGTTGCTCGCGGAGCTGCTCGCGGGCTGA
- a CDS encoding Lrp/AsnC family transcriptional regulator translates to MDTVDRQLIQALRENGRASYAELGRLVGLSGPSVTDRINRLEQAGVITGYRATVNPASLGFGVTALIGLQLTDAADHEDVAFRLKDLGEVEDCWFIAGDDSYMLKVRVPDVEGLESAVKRISGTKGVARTRTTVVLSTKWESRVSELPLAEGE, encoded by the coding sequence ATGGACACGGTGGACAGACAGCTCATCCAGGCGCTTCGGGAGAACGGCCGCGCGTCCTACGCCGAGCTGGGCCGACTGGTGGGCCTCTCCGGCCCGAGCGTCACTGACCGCATCAACCGGCTGGAGCAGGCCGGGGTGATCACCGGCTACCGCGCGACGGTCAACCCGGCCTCGCTCGGCTTCGGCGTCACGGCACTGATCGGGCTCCAGCTCACCGACGCGGCCGACCACGAGGACGTCGCGTTCCGGCTGAAGGACCTGGGCGAGGTCGAGGACTGCTGGTTCATCGCCGGCGACGACTCGTACATGCTCAAGGTCCGGGTTCCGGACGTCGAGGGGCTGGAATCGGCGGTGAAGCGGATCTCCGGCACGAAGGGTGTGGCCCGTACCCGCACGACCGTCGTACTCTCCACGAAATGGGAGAGCCGGGTGAGCGAGCTGCCGCTCGCCGAAGGGGAGTGA
- a CDS encoding UbiX family flavin prenyltransferase: protein MEKPKQPVRQPWVVGVSGASGTPYAASVIRALLAADEAVDLVVSRAARLTILDETGISFRDAHWRTDLSAWLGVPEERLDDVRYWSAGDFAAGPSSGSYPAKGMLVVPATTGAVAGIALGLSKDLLQRVASVTLKERRPLVVCVREAPLNGVTLKHLVELDAQGAVVLPASPGFYAGGSTVRELVDFVAGRVLDAVGVPHGLYRRWEGELGAAAREDGRSA, encoded by the coding sequence ATGGAGAAGCCGAAGCAGCCAGTACGCCAGCCCTGGGTCGTGGGAGTGTCCGGAGCGTCCGGGACGCCCTACGCCGCGTCCGTGATCCGCGCGCTGCTCGCCGCGGACGAGGCCGTGGACCTCGTGGTGAGCCGCGCCGCGCGGCTCACCATCCTCGACGAGACCGGCATCTCCTTCCGCGACGCGCACTGGCGCACCGACCTCTCGGCCTGGCTGGGCGTCCCGGAGGAGCGCCTCGACGACGTCCGGTACTGGTCGGCGGGGGACTTCGCCGCCGGCCCGTCCAGCGGCTCGTACCCGGCGAAGGGCATGCTGGTCGTCCCCGCGACCACCGGCGCGGTGGCCGGCATCGCGCTCGGCCTGAGCAAGGACCTGCTCCAGCGGGTGGCCAGCGTCACCCTCAAGGAGCGCCGCCCGCTCGTGGTCTGCGTCCGCGAGGCGCCACTCAACGGGGTGACGTTGAAGCACCTGGTGGAGCTGGACGCGCAGGGGGCGGTCGTGCTCCCCGCCTCGCCCGGTTTCTACGCCGGCGGCTCCACCGTCCGCGAGCTGGTCGATTTCGTCGCCGGGCGGGTGCTGGACGCGGTCGGAGTGCCGCACGGGCTGTACCGGCGGTGGGAGGGCGAGTTGGGTGCCGCCGCCCGGGAGGACGGCCGATCGGCCTGA
- a CDS encoding cyclase family protein codes for MAATLVDLTHQVTTAMPVYPGDPAVVLEPALTTSTAGVNVLALHLGSQSGTHVDAPYHVDVTWPTLDGLPLELFTGPVVVADLRGLEPRAAVTAEQLAPALERAGEGTVLLLATGWARHWGTDTYLAHPSLTAGAAEAIVAAGVRTVGVDALSVDPTPDPGPGDPAVAALLADLTDEHDQPAADEPTLAAHRVLLGAPGGGVIAENLTDLRPLLEAQQAGRPVEISLFPIRLVAADGAPVRAVARLG; via the coding sequence ATGGCAGCGACCCTCGTCGACCTCACCCATCAGGTGACCACCGCGATGCCGGTCTACCCCGGCGATCCGGCCGTGGTCCTGGAGCCCGCGCTCACCACCTCCACCGCCGGGGTGAACGTGCTGGCCCTGCACCTCGGCTCGCAGTCCGGCACCCACGTGGACGCGCCCTACCACGTGGACGTCACCTGGCCCACCCTGGACGGCCTGCCGCTGGAGCTGTTCACCGGCCCGGTGGTCGTCGCCGACCTGCGCGGCCTGGAGCCGCGCGCGGCCGTCACCGCCGAGCAGCTCGCGCCCGCGCTGGAGCGCGCCGGCGAGGGCACCGTCCTGCTGCTGGCCACCGGCTGGGCCCGGCACTGGGGCACCGACACCTACCTCGCCCACCCCAGCCTGACCGCCGGTGCGGCCGAGGCGATCGTCGCCGCCGGGGTGCGGACGGTCGGCGTGGACGCGCTCAGCGTCGACCCCACCCCCGACCCGGGGCCCGGCGACCCGGCGGTGGCCGCGCTGCTCGCCGACCTCACCGACGAGCACGACCAGCCGGCCGCCGACGAGCCCACCCTGGCCGCGCACCGGGTCCTGCTCGGCGCGCCCGGCGGCGGCGTCATCGCCGAGAACCTCACCGATCTGCGGCCGCTGCTGGAGGCCCAGCAGGCCGGGCGGCCGGTCGAGATCTCGCTCTTCCCGATCCGGCTGGTGGCGGCCGACGGGGCGCCGGTCCGCGCGGTGGCCCGGCTGGGGTGA
- a CDS encoding MOSC domain-containing protein — translation MAEIIGVIEQLWRYPVKSTGGERLDSVEVDDRGLAGDRLYAVRDGNGKLGSGKNTRRFRRMDGLLRLSSRLGRRIDGPELFDPLGRPVADPTAFLRAYLQRDDVELAREDAVSHFDQLPVSVLTTATLDWVAEAAPSAVVDVRRFRPNVLLRTPPGTPPFVEDEWFGREGRAGARSGARLAFVRSSERCAMTTAAQPGLPHAPEILKAIAQAHDTRLDALAEVAAPGRLSVGDTLSLH, via the coding sequence ATGGCAGAGATCATCGGAGTGATCGAGCAGCTCTGGCGCTACCCCGTGAAGTCCACCGGCGGCGAGCGGCTCGACTCCGTCGAGGTGGACGACCGCGGGCTCGCGGGCGACCGCCTCTACGCCGTGCGCGACGGCAACGGCAAGCTGGGCTCCGGCAAGAACACCCGCCGGTTCCGGCGGATGGACGGCCTGCTCCGGCTCTCCTCCCGGCTCGGCCGGCGGATCGACGGCCCCGAGCTGTTCGACCCGCTGGGCCGCCCGGTCGCCGACCCGACCGCGTTCCTGCGCGCCTACCTCCAGCGCGACGACGTCGAACTCGCCCGCGAGGACGCCGTTTCGCACTTCGACCAGCTCCCGGTCAGCGTGCTCACCACCGCCACCCTGGACTGGGTGGCGGAGGCCGCGCCGTCCGCCGTCGTGGACGTCCGCCGGTTCCGGCCCAACGTCCTGCTGCGCACGCCGCCCGGCACCCCGCCGTTCGTCGAGGACGAGTGGTTCGGCCGCGAGGGCCGGGCCGGTGCGCGCTCCGGCGCCCGGCTCGCCTTCGTCCGCTCCAGCGAGCGCTGCGCGATGACCACCGCCGCCCAGCCCGGGCTCCCGCACGCCCCCGAGATCCTCAAGGCCATCGCCCAGGCCCACGACACCCGCCTGGACGCGCTCGCCGAGGTCGCCGCCCCCGGCCGGCTCTCCGTGGGCGACACGCTCTCCCTGCACTGA
- a CDS encoding GntR family transcriptional regulator: MIEFVLDGRSRVATYMQLVLQVKQALRVGLAQPGDRLPKVRDVAQSLAINPNTVLKAYRELELEGLAEGRPGVGTFLVRTLAGPSLSHQAELREELVAWLRKAQAAGLAREDITALIDTTTRATFDRPSPKDG, translated from the coding sequence GTGATCGAGTTCGTGCTCGACGGCCGCTCGCGGGTGGCCACGTACATGCAGCTGGTGCTGCAGGTGAAGCAGGCGCTGCGAGTCGGACTGGCGCAACCGGGGGACCGGCTGCCCAAGGTGCGCGACGTGGCCCAGTCCCTGGCGATCAACCCCAACACCGTGCTCAAGGCCTACCGGGAGCTGGAGTTGGAGGGGCTCGCCGAGGGCCGGCCCGGAGTGGGGACGTTCCTGGTCCGCACCCTGGCCGGGCCGTCGCTGTCCCACCAGGCAGAACTGCGCGAGGAGTTGGTGGCCTGGCTGCGCAAGGCGCAGGCCGCCGGACTCGCCCGCGAGGACATCACCGCGCTGATCGACACCACCACGCGGGCCACGTTCGACCGGCCGTCACCGAAGGACGGCTGA
- a CDS encoding ABC transporter ATP-binding protein, translating to MGKRYGQTWALQGCSLQLPAGRIAALVGPNGAGKSTLLHLAVGLLQPDAGQVRVFGQDPRDNVEALADLGFVAQDTPLYPDFTATELITMGSRLNRRWDSAIARDRLDRIGIPHDKPVGKLSGGQRAQVALALALAKKPRLLLLDEPVAALDPLARHEFMQALMGAVGEYGTTVLLSSHLLADLERVCDHLIVLQTAHVQLSGAVDDLLASHCRLVGPRIPDGAAVPGVAAVVRASHTERQSTLLVRTDGPVEADRWAVHDVTLEDLVLAYLGAADTRTTGADPRPEVTA from the coding sequence TTGGGCAAGCGCTATGGCCAGACCTGGGCACTCCAGGGCTGCTCGCTGCAGCTCCCCGCCGGGCGGATCGCCGCCCTGGTCGGCCCCAACGGCGCCGGCAAGTCCACCCTGCTCCACCTCGCCGTCGGCCTGCTGCAGCCCGACGCCGGGCAGGTCCGAGTCTTCGGGCAGGACCCGCGGGACAACGTCGAAGCCCTCGCCGACCTCGGGTTCGTCGCCCAGGACACCCCGCTCTACCCGGACTTCACCGCCACCGAGCTGATCACCATGGGCAGCCGGCTCAACCGCCGCTGGGACTCCGCGATCGCCCGCGACCGGCTCGACCGGATCGGCATCCCGCACGACAAGCCGGTCGGCAAGCTCTCCGGCGGGCAGCGCGCCCAGGTCGCGCTCGCCCTGGCCCTGGCCAAGAAGCCCCGGCTGCTGCTGCTCGACGAACCGGTCGCCGCCCTCGACCCGCTCGCCCGGCACGAGTTCATGCAGGCCCTGATGGGCGCGGTCGGCGAGTACGGCACCACCGTGCTGCTCTCCTCCCACCTGCTCGCCGACCTCGAACGGGTCTGCGACCACCTGATCGTCCTGCAGACCGCCCACGTGCAGCTCTCCGGCGCGGTCGACGACCTGCTCGCCTCGCACTGCCGCCTGGTCGGCCCGCGGATCCCCGACGGCGCCGCGGTGCCCGGCGTGGCGGCGGTGGTCCGGGCCAGCCACACCGAGCGGCAGTCCACCCTGCTGGTCCGCACCGACGGCCCGGTCGAGGCCGACCGGTGGGCCGTGCACGACGTCACCCTGGAGGACCTCGTCCTCGCCTACCTCGGCGCCGCCGACACCCGGACGACCGGCGCCGACCCGCGCCCGGAGGTGACCGCATGA
- a CDS encoding ABC transporter permease — protein sequence MIWLTWRQHRKQALWTAIALAVLAAALIPTGLGMRSSLEDSGLGACLRKLGDTQLVSGSGCEALSQRFDNQYGAMPFLAILFVLLPVLVGLFFGSPLVAREVENGTHRLVWTQGISRRRWILTKFGLIGGVALVLSVVYALGVAWWLTPLTANGLGRFGYLLFDVQGVAPIGYTLFAVALGILVGTLSRKVLPAMGISLAAFVAVRVLVETLARPYFLPTKTLSYAIDSSLLASRFNGSWIYQEGVRNGLGELVLPDGRVSCNTDGPVDSAGCVAHFAQQGFGPAPYTNWQEYQPADRFWTFQGIETGLFLALTALLLVLAVRRIRRIA from the coding sequence ATGATCTGGCTGACCTGGCGTCAACACCGCAAGCAGGCCCTCTGGACGGCGATCGCGCTGGCCGTCCTGGCCGCCGCGCTGATCCCCACCGGCCTGGGGATGCGGTCCAGCCTCGAAGACTCCGGGCTCGGTGCCTGCCTGCGCAAGCTGGGCGACACCCAACTCGTCTCCGGCAGCGGCTGCGAGGCGCTCAGCCAGCGCTTCGACAACCAGTACGGCGCGATGCCCTTCCTGGCCATCCTCTTCGTCCTGCTGCCGGTCCTGGTGGGCCTCTTCTTCGGCTCCCCGCTGGTCGCCCGCGAGGTGGAGAACGGCACCCACCGGCTGGTCTGGACCCAGGGCATCAGCCGCCGCCGCTGGATCCTCACCAAGTTCGGCCTGATCGGCGGCGTCGCCCTCGTCCTGTCGGTGGTCTACGCGCTGGGCGTCGCCTGGTGGCTGACCCCGCTGACCGCCAACGGCCTGGGCCGGTTCGGCTACCTGCTCTTCGACGTCCAGGGCGTGGCCCCGATCGGCTACACCCTGTTCGCGGTGGCGCTCGGCATCCTGGTCGGCACCCTGAGCCGCAAGGTGCTGCCCGCCATGGGCATCTCGCTCGCCGCCTTCGTCGCCGTCCGGGTCCTGGTCGAGACGCTCGCCCGCCCGTACTTCCTGCCGACGAAGACGCTCAGCTACGCCATCGACAGCTCGCTGCTGGCCAGCCGCTTCAACGGCTCCTGGATCTACCAGGAAGGCGTCCGCAACGGCCTCGGGGAGCTCGTCCTCCCGGACGGCCGGGTCAGCTGCAACACCGACGGCCCCGTCGACTCCGCCGGGTGCGTGGCCCACTTCGCCCAGCAGGGGTTCGGACCCGCGCCCTACACCAACTGGCAGGAGTACCAGCCGGCCGACCGCTTCTGGACCTTCCAGGGCATCGAGACGGGACTCTTCCTCGCCCTCACCGCCCTGCTCCTCGTCCTGGCCGTCCGCCGGATCCGCCGCATCGCCTGA
- a CDS encoding VOC family protein: MIGRLQCIVLDCPDPAALARFYAGLLGGEVDRPDPRWSLGGDWSTLHTPGGPVLCFQRVADHRPPRWPDPAHPQQAHLDVDVEDPAAAEAVVLALGGALLRDAGGWRVYADPAGHPVCLLPARP, from the coding sequence GTGATCGGCCGTCTGCAGTGCATCGTCCTCGACTGTCCCGACCCGGCCGCGCTGGCCCGCTTCTACGCGGGGCTGCTCGGCGGCGAGGTGGACCGGCCGGATCCGCGCTGGTCGCTGGGTGGCGACTGGTCCACCCTGCACACCCCCGGCGGGCCGGTGCTCTGCTTCCAGCGGGTCGCCGACCACCGTCCGCCCCGCTGGCCGGACCCGGCCCACCCCCAGCAGGCCCACCTGGACGTCGACGTCGAGGACCCGGCCGCCGCCGAGGCGGTCGTCCTCGCGCTCGGGGGCGCGCTCCTGCGGGACGCCGGCGGCTGGCGCGTCTACGCCGACCCCGCCGGCCACCCCGTGTGCCTGCTCCCGGCCCGCCCCTGA
- a CDS encoding GNAT family N-acetyltransferase, with protein sequence MITGDGSLHAPAVRLERLSAGHADALLAFERENREFFTRSVPDRGDAYFTPAGFAGRHAALLAEQASGACHFHVVLDAGGALVGRVNLVDAADGGAELGYRVGERAGGRGVARAAVEEVCRLAATAYGLTALTAVTTLDNAPSRALLARTGFTAVGERTVDGRPGTAYRRAL encoded by the coding sequence ATGATCACAGGAGACGGATCGCTCCACGCCCCCGCCGTACGGCTGGAGCGGCTCTCGGCCGGACACGCGGACGCGCTGCTCGCGTTCGAGCGCGAGAACCGGGAGTTCTTCACCCGCTCGGTGCCCGACCGCGGGGACGCCTACTTCACCCCGGCCGGGTTCGCCGGGCGGCACGCCGCACTGCTGGCCGAACAGGCCTCCGGCGCCTGCCACTTCCACGTCGTCCTGGATGCCGGGGGCGCACTGGTCGGACGGGTCAACCTGGTCGACGCGGCCGACGGCGGCGCCGAGCTCGGCTACCGGGTCGGCGAACGCGCGGGCGGCCGGGGCGTCGCCCGGGCGGCGGTCGAGGAGGTCTGCCGGCTCGCCGCCACCGCGTACGGACTCACCGCGCTCACCGCCGTGACCACCCTCGACAACGCACCCTCGCGGGCCCTGCTCGCCCGCACCGGGTTCACGGCGGTGGGCGAGCGGACCGTCGACGGCCGGCCGGGCACGGCGTACCGGCGCGCGCTCTGA
- a CDS encoding alpha/beta fold hydrolase, with amino-acid sequence MTIPHRLIGTGAHKVLVLHDWFGTSAGWGAFLDYLDGSSFTYAFLDYRGYGERRNVTGAYTLAEIADDALALADQLDWETFSLVGHSMGGKAVQQVLAQAPGRVRKLVGLAPVPAGPYPMDAAAEKLFYGAADDREKRYAIVDLVTGQRAGRVWLDLMVNRSLSLSTREAFGGYVRDWATADLVDRIDGNPVPVKVIVGTHDLALTAEVMRGTFLAHYPNAELEELPNSGHYPMHETPVALAVSLESFLRA; translated from the coding sequence ATGACGATCCCTCACCGCCTGATCGGCACCGGCGCCCACAAGGTCCTGGTGCTGCACGACTGGTTCGGCACCAGCGCCGGCTGGGGCGCGTTCCTGGACTACCTGGACGGCTCCTCCTTCACCTACGCCTTCCTCGACTACCGGGGCTACGGCGAGCGCAGGAACGTGACGGGTGCGTACACGCTCGCCGAGATCGCGGACGACGCGCTCGCGCTGGCCGACCAGCTCGACTGGGAGACCTTCTCGCTCGTCGGGCACTCCATGGGCGGCAAGGCCGTGCAGCAGGTACTGGCCCAGGCGCCCGGCCGGGTGCGGAAGCTGGTCGGCCTGGCGCCCGTCCCGGCCGGCCCGTACCCGATGGACGCGGCGGCCGAGAAACTGTTCTACGGTGCGGCGGACGACCGCGAGAAGCGGTACGCCATCGTGGACCTGGTGACCGGGCAGCGGGCCGGCCGGGTCTGGCTCGACCTCATGGTGAACCGCTCGCTCTCGCTGTCCACCCGCGAGGCGTTCGGCGGCTACGTGCGCGACTGGGCGACCGCCGACCTGGTGGACCGGATCGACGGGAATCCCGTGCCGGTCAAGGTGATCGTCGGCACCCACGACCTCGCGCTGACCGCCGAGGTGATGCGCGGCACCTTCCTCGCGCACTACCCCAACGCCGAGTTGGAGGAACTCCCCAACAGCGGCCACTACCCGATGCACGAGACGCCGGTCGCGCTGGCGGTCTCCCTGGAGTCGTTCCTCCGCGCATGA
- a CDS encoding DJ-1/PfpI family protein, translating into MDIVIPLFDDFEPLDAIGPYQVLGYLPGATVRFVSTGGTGRVADTLGGLRLDVPVRYQEVESCDVLLVPGGNGTRPLLDEAGFLDWIRRVHATTRFTTSVCTGALLLGAAGLLKGLAATTHWAAAGELAAYGATYTPERVVRRERIVTAAGVSSGIDMALLLAALLTDETTAQAIQLYAEYDPQPPFDAGSVAKAPPAVLERIREIG; encoded by the coding sequence ATGGACATCGTGATCCCGCTCTTCGACGACTTCGAGCCGCTCGACGCGATCGGCCCCTACCAGGTGCTCGGGTACCTCCCGGGCGCCACCGTGCGGTTCGTCTCGACGGGCGGGACCGGCCGGGTGGCCGACACCCTGGGCGGGTTGAGACTCGACGTCCCCGTCCGGTACCAGGAGGTCGAGTCGTGCGACGTCCTCCTGGTGCCGGGCGGGAACGGCACCCGCCCGCTGCTGGACGAGGCCGGGTTCCTCGACTGGATCCGCCGGGTGCACGCGACCACCCGGTTCACCACCTCCGTCTGCACCGGCGCCCTGCTGCTCGGGGCGGCCGGCCTGCTGAAGGGGCTGGCGGCGACCACCCACTGGGCGGCCGCCGGTGAACTGGCCGCGTACGGCGCGACGTACACGCCGGAGCGGGTGGTCCGCCGGGAGCGGATCGTCACGGCGGCCGGGGTCTCCTCCGGCATCGACATGGCGCTCCTGCTCGCGGCGCTGCTCACCGACGAGACCACCGCCCAGGCGATCCAGCTCTACGCCGAGTACGACCCCCAGCCGCCCTTCGACGCCGGTTCGGTGGCGAAGGCCCCGCCCGCGGTGCTGGAGCGGATCCGCGAGATCGGCTAG